From Candidatus Woesearchaeota archaeon, one genomic window encodes:
- the pheT gene encoding phenylalanine--tRNA ligase subunit beta produces the protein MPTITFSFKDLQKLAGKKISAEELSKFIEYGKGELKSYDEKEDEVSVDFDDTNLPYLWSAEGIARLIKGISGKEKGIPKLKIEKSNYKLVVDRSVNKVRPYIAAFVAKGCKVDDYLLKQIIQLQEKLCETYGKKRQKLAVGLYSYKKITFPVIYKATDPESIKFIPLDFRKEMTQSEILEEHPKGKEYAWILKDFSKYPILIDSKKEVLSFPPIINSSLTGKVEIGEEDLFFECTGTDLDSVNLAANIFAQAFYERGFKIYSVNIKYPNKTIKTPFMFNETIKIKKEQIKEMLGLDLKDSEVKVLAEKAGYNFKGYKIEIPCYRKDILHPVDIIEDIAIMYGYDKIGEEKLKSYTIGETKEIINFVDKIREIIIGLGYQEIMSPLLSNKEILYEKMNIKDFGTVELENYMSENYSAVRSWLLPILMEVLAKNKHIDYPQKIFEQGIVTVRNKEEIKDYERIAVLAVHDKADFTEIKQVFDHLFRCLGLQYVIEDADHSSFIEGRVGRISVNGIAVAYIGEVHPAVLGNFNLEMPVVGFELNITDLFEAMKKKE, from the coding sequence ATGCCAACAATAACCTTTTCATTCAAAGACCTGCAGAAGCTTGCAGGGAAAAAGATCTCTGCAGAGGAGCTTTCAAAATTCATAGAATACGGAAAAGGCGAGCTTAAAAGCTATGATGAAAAAGAAGATGAAGTTTCAGTTGATTTTGATGACACCAATCTGCCATATTTATGGAGCGCAGAGGGGATTGCAAGATTGATTAAGGGGATTTCAGGAAAAGAGAAAGGAATTCCAAAATTAAAAATTGAAAAATCAAATTACAAGCTGGTTGTTGACAGGAGCGTCAATAAGGTAAGGCCTTACATAGCCGCATTCGTTGCAAAAGGATGCAAGGTTGATGATTATTTGCTCAAGCAGATAATACAGCTGCAGGAAAAGCTCTGCGAAACTTACGGCAAGAAAAGGCAGAAACTCGCAGTCGGCCTTTATTCATATAAAAAGATAACTTTCCCGGTGATCTACAAGGCAACAGATCCTGAAAGCATAAAATTCATTCCCCTTGACTTCAGAAAGGAAATGACGCAGAGCGAGATATTGGAAGAGCATCCAAAAGGAAAAGAATATGCATGGATCCTGAAAGATTTTTCAAAATATCCTATTTTAATTGACTCTAAAAAAGAGGTTTTAAGCTTTCCTCCAATAATAAATTCCTCGCTTACAGGCAAGGTTGAGATCGGAGAAGAAGACCTGTTTTTTGAATGCACAGGCACAGACCTTGACTCAGTTAATCTGGCTGCAAACATATTTGCGCAGGCATTTTATGAGCGCGGATTTAAGATTTATTCTGTAAATATAAAATATCCCAATAAAACAATAAAAACACCTTTCATGTTCAATGAAACAATAAAAATAAAGAAAGAGCAGATAAAAGAAATGCTTGGCTTGGATCTGAAAGACAGCGAAGTTAAAGTGCTGGCTGAAAAAGCAGGCTATAATTTCAAAGGGTATAAAATAGAAATTCCATGCTATAGAAAAGACATTCTGCATCCTGTTGATATTATTGAAGACATCGCAATAATGTATGGCTATGACAAGATCGGCGAGGAAAAGCTAAAAAGCTACACAATTGGAGAAACAAAGGAAATAATAAATTTTGTTGATAAGATAAGAGAAATCATAATTGGCCTTGGCTATCAGGAAATAATGAGCCCCTTATTGTCAAACAAGGAAATTCTTTATGAGAAGATGAATATTAAGGATTTCGGAACAGTTGAGCTGGAAAATTACATGTCTGAAAATTACTCTGCTGTCAGAAGCTGGCTGCTGCCGATTTTGATGGAGGTTTTAGCTAAGAACAAGCACATTGATTACCCGCAGAAGATCTTTGAGCAGGGCATTGTAACTGTAAGAAACAAAGAAGAGATAAAAGATTATGAAAGGATCGCAGTTTTAGCTGTCCATGACAAGGCTGATTTCACAGAGATAAAGCAGGTGTTTGATCATCTTTTTAGATGCCTCGGCTTGCAGTATGTTATTGAGGATGCTGATCATTCTTCTTTTATCGAAGGCAGAGTTGGCAGGATCTCTGTCAATGGCATTGCTGTTGCCTATATCGGAGAAGTGCATCCTGCTGTGCTGGGCAATTTCAACTTAGAGATGCCTGTTGTTGGGTTTGAGCTCAATATTACTGATCTGTTTGAAGCGATGAAGAAGAAAGAATAA
- a CDS encoding helix-turn-helix domain-containing protein, which yields MDEKILNELKEIKKLMCFQLLASGVTPKGIAKMLGLSEKRVRNMFPVKEIRGDNHE from the coding sequence ATGGATGAAAAAATATTGAATGAGCTGAAAGAAATAAAAAAATTGATGTGTTTTCAATTACTGGCATCAGGTGTTACTCCCAAAGGGATAGCCAAGATGTTGGGTCTATCAGAGAAAAGAGTTAGGAATATGTTTCCGGTGAAAGAGATTAGAGGAGATAATCATGAATAA